The segment ACGGAGGTTAGCTAAAACAATCTACCAACGCGATCATCTACGGTTGGTTGTATATCCGATGTATGCGGCTATGACTCAGAACAGTCAAATGGATGCATTCCTTCCGGCTCCACCATTCACACGGAAAGTCATTCTGGCTACCAATATTGCCGAAACTTCTATCACCATACCAGGTATCAAATATGTCATCGATTGCGGCAAATCAAAGGTACGTGCTTTTGATTCTCTTACGGGAATCGACACCCTCAAAGTGACATGGATATCTAAGGCACAAGCGTGGCAACGGACCGGACGGGCAGGTCGCATGGAAGACGGTGAATGTTACCGAGTTTACACTTCCGAAGAGTTTCAAGCCATGGAAGCGAACAGTAAACCGGAGATTCTGCGTTGCAATATTACGGCATCTGTTCTACAGTTACTGGCTTTGGGCATCGACAGTCGCCAGTTTGATTTCCTCGATAAACCACCGGCGGATGCTATCGACTGTGCACTTCAGGAGCTTAAAGAACTCGGTGCAATTCTGTCCGTTGAAACGCCAGCACTTACTACAATCGGTTGGAAAATGTCTAAGCTTCCACTGGACCCAAAGTATTCCAAACTGCTACTCAGTGCTTCGGAGTTTGGTTGCCTTGAGGAAATCCTGTCCATCGTAGCTATGCTTTCCAgtgaaaatatattccttaaCAATAACCAAAAGCGTGACCAGTTATTAACCGTCCACGCAAAGTTTCATGCCAAATGCGGAGATCATCTGACCTTGTTGAATGTTTTCAACGAATATCGAACGAAGGACAAGCCAAAACGTTGgtgcttcgataatttcctGCTCGAACGAAACCTCAGTCACGCCGCTGCTGTCCGGCAGCAGCTGGTCGACATTTGCCAAAGCTTAAATCTTCAGTCAAGCACTTGCCATAACGATCCGGTTCCGATTGTGAAATGTCTTCTCGGTGGGTTGTACAAAAACGTGGCCGAACTGCAGCGGGACAACAGCTACCTGACGCTGTCCAGTCGGACTCGGTGCCGTATTCATCCGTCTAGTGTGCTCGCCGGGCGGGCTAGGCCTGGCTATGTACTCTTTACGGAACTGGTGCAAACGGGTAATAGTTATCTGCGAACGGTTAGCGAGCTGGAACCGGAATGGATCGGCGAGGTGGTGCCGCACTGTGCATTCCTAGATCGGATAACGTGCGGCGGCAATCGAGGTAGCAGTAGCAGCTATACCACCAGCTATCATGGGATACGTTGATGAGGTGCCATAATTGAGTGATTTTTGTGAAGCATCAGCacttattgttttcatttttttctatttccagTTTATGCCATGTGTGATAAAAGTTCCCGACTATCGGAAGTGGGTGGTGTATTTAAAAAATGCATTTAATGCGTAAATGCCGAAGCAATGCAATGTGCGCGGAACAAACGCCCAAACTAAGATATTTTTAAACATGTGTTTGTATTCATGTTATAAACTTTATTCGTAGAATTGCATTTGTTTTACTCTTACTTATTTTGAAGAAGCATTACCTGTTTGCCTTGAAATCTTTTGGAACTCATTCGAGGTATCGGAATGCTATAATCTacatacaaatagctgtaagtatgttcaattttaaacaaaattaggAAAAGTATTGATTTCACAGGTACTAAGGTAAGCATAATCTTTATATGCTTTATGTGCTAAATTGGTTAGATTGGTTAGAAAAACTATTATCTTAGTAGGCTGAAAATAGTAAGTACGATCACAGCAAACAGCTTTTAG is part of the Sabethes cyaneus chromosome 2, idSabCyanKW18_F2, whole genome shotgun sequence genome and harbors:
- the LOC128734093 gene encoding ATP-dependent RNA helicase DHX33 encodes the protein MKRSYPKDPGAGGSNGQSISENGNGVTGFKQPPNARLINLHRQGLPIYNVRKQIVDKVKRHQTLILLSDTGSGKSTQIPQYLYEDGVHQDKMIAVTQPRRVAAITVAKRVAQEQGGTVGDVVGYAVRFEDVTSENTQIKFMTDGILFREALSDQLLKNYSIIILDEAHERTIATDVLFGIVKKAQQIRRTKLLEPLKVVVMSATMDVDHFAQYFNNCPPLYLRGSNFTVKVFQCLDNINYLEACVTTIFQIHEKQNDGGDILVFLTGQEEIESMASLVRRLAKTIYQRDHLRLVVYPMYAAMTQNSQMDAFLPAPPFTRKVILATNIAETSITIPGIKYVIDCGKSKVRAFDSLTGIDTLKVTWISKAQAWQRTGRAGRMEDGECYRVYTSEEFQAMEANSKPEILRCNITASVLQLLALGIDSRQFDFLDKPPADAIDCALQELKELGAILSVETPALTTIGWKMSKLPLDPKYSKLLLSASEFGCLEEILSIVAMLSSENIFLNNNQKRDQLLTVHAKFHAKCGDHLTLLNVFNEYRTKDKPKRWCFDNFLLERNLSHAAAVRQQLVDICQSLNLQSSTCHNDPVPIVKCLLGGLYKNVAELQRDNSYLTLSSRTRCRIHPSSVLAGRARPGYVLFTELVQTGNSYLRTVSELEPEWIGEVVPHCAFLDRITCGGNRGSSSSYTTSYHGIR